A part of Papilio machaon chromosome 21, ilPapMach1.1, whole genome shotgun sequence genomic DNA contains:
- the LOC106709116 gene encoding trichoplein keratin filament-binding protein, with product MSRPKPQWQLQALAAQRRDNERRKAEELRKIADYFETNTNKSRHHELWTTEDYYERAKKEAEILRQKKMRSAKLEERRKKLELMLFQENMQYQQELKMLAAQPKYYKNGSYLNKVPTSTLQEINQGIMEKEEQLRRHEAELRLHHAWRLRQPELRAANTYVANGKLKSAWMEQIVEKELQKKKEEEETRKCLQERDESLRRQIQIEEERLKEKELQMKELHESLEGQIAELSEKETVVKKLRKQEEKEKMILDELRFIAEEREREHARLVAERDTNLVNMGLHKYKLKRKVAAVMREIELDLKMLEKLQSAVIKDLESEQERCVSYKRVLEVALREVEECRERERQREKNIETMYDGEARQINEKQDKLWAKEREARSILMRDVVTSLRRQIEEKIEVGRQQQRVNVLEREKILQEMEDFHQQVRAKERETQLKNTEYSTIAALQSQLNGLRVEKEKLEEVAEREADVRAAIDNEKKLRTEIARMHREGNVQAWS from the exons ATGTCTCGACCAAAACCACAATGGCAGCTGCAGGCTTTAGCAGCACAAAGACGTGACAACGAACGTCGTAAGGCTGAAGAGCTGCGTAAGATTGCAGATTACTTTGAGACAAATACCAACAAATCACGCCACCATGAACTTTGGACCActgaggattattatgaacgAGCCAAGAAAGAAGCTGAGATACTCCGGCAGAAGAAAATGCGATCAGC AAAACTAGAAGAAAGGCGTAAAAAGTTGGAACTAATGCTGTTCCAAGAAAATATGCAATACCAACAGGAGTTGAAAATGTTAGCCGCTCAGCCTAAATACTACAAGAAtgg TTCCTATCTCAACAAAGTGCCAACTTCAACTCTGCAAGAGATCAACCAGGGAATCATGGAAAAGGAGGAGCAATTGCGAAGACATGAGGCGGAACTCCGCCTGCATCATGCATGGAGATTGCGTCAGCCTGAGCTGAGGGCTGCCAACACTTATGTTGctaatggaaaacttaaatctGCTTG gATGGAACAAATAGTGGaaaaagaattacaaaagaagaaagaagaagaGGAAACCAGAAAATGTCTACAGGAAAGGGACGAGTCTCTCCGCAGACAGATTCAAATAGAAGAAGAGAGATTAAAAGAGAAAGAGCTACAAATGAAg gagCTCCATGAAAGTTTAGAAGGTCAAATAGCAGAACTAAGTGAGAAAGAGACAGTCGTCAAGAAATTGAGAAAGCAAGAAGAGAAAGAGAAGATGATATTAGATGAGTTACGATTCATAGCTGaagaaagagagagagaaCACGCACGGCTTGTAGCAGAAAGAGATACGAATCTTGTAAATATGGGCCTGCATAAGTATAAATTGAAGAGGAAAGTAGCCGCAGTTATGAGAGAGATAGAGTTAGACTTGAAAATGCTGGAGAAATTGCAGAGTGCTGTTATAAAG GATTTGGAGTCGGAACAAGAGAGATGTGTTAGTTACAAGAGAGTCCTGGAGGTGGCGCTGCGCGAGGTGGAGGAGTGCAGAGAGAGAGAGCGTCAGAGAGAGAAGAACATTGAGACGATGTACGACGGCGAGGCGAGGCAGATCAATGAGAAACAAGACAAG CTCTGGGCAAAAGAGCGCGAAGCACGCTCCATACTAATGCGGGACGTGGTGACGTCACTAAGAAGACAAATAGAAGAGAAGATAGAAGTCGGTAGACAGCAGCAGCGAGTCAACGTGCTGGAGAGGGAGAAGATACTCCAGGAAATGGAGGACTTCCACCAGCAAGTACGCGCCAAGGAGCGGGAGACACAG TTGAAGAATACAGAATACTCGACGATAGCGGCGCTGCAATCGCAATTAAATGGTCTCAGAGTAGAGAAGGAGAAGTTGGAAGAAGTGGCGGAGCGGGAGGCTGACGTCAGAGCCGCCATAGACAACGAGAAGAAGTTACGTACAGAGATCGCACGGATGCATAGAGAAGGGAATGTTCAGGCATGGTCTTAA